ACCATCTACCCCGATGTAATTGAGTCGGTATCGGTAAATGGCCCATCGGCTACCATTAAGTCGCACCACAACGTTGGAGGGCTACCCGAGAAGATGAATATGAAGGTGGTGGAACCGCTTCGCCTGCTATTTAAGGACGAGGTTCGCCGTGTAGGCCGTCAGCTCGAAATCCCAGCAATGTTCCTTGATCGCCATCCTTTCCCAGGTCCAGGTCTTGGGATTCGTATCCTTGGCGAGGTTACCGAAGAGAAGGTTGCCCTACTTCAGGAAGCCGACCATATCTTTATCCAAGGATTGCGCGATGCCGATCTTTACAAGGATGTTTGGCAGGCAGGCGTTATGCTGCTTCCCGTACAATCGGTAGGGGTGATGGGCGACGAGCGTACCTACGAGTTTGTTGTGGCGCTACGTGCGGTAACATCAACCGACGGTATGACCGCCGATTGGGCGCACCTTCCATACGAGTTCTTGGCTAAGATCTCTAACGATATCATCAACAAGGTGCGCGGAATTAACCGCGTAGTGTACGATATCAGCTCTAAGCCACCAGCAACTATCGAGTGGGAATAGAATGATAGGAGAGACGCGATTAATTGCCTCTCTATAACAAAATAAAGCGGTCGCCTCGGTTTCGGGGCGACCGTTTTATTTACTTAGGATTGTATTGTAGGCGGAGAATAGCAGATTCCTACCATCTCTTTTAATGTTTCATAGCCGATTTGTTAACCCTAAGCTTTCTAATCGTCTATTCGGCTTAACGTTATCTTAATATATTAAAAAAGCTGCCTTAACCTTTGCCATACCCGATTTGGTACCTTTGCATCCTAAAATTTTAATTTATGTTTGGACTGAGTGATGGCATGACCTTACTGCTTATTGTAAGTATTATAGCAGCATTGGCCTTTGAGTTCATCAATGGCTTTCACGATACCGCCAATGCGGTAGCAACGGTTATTTATACCCGATCGCTGAAGCCTCGTACGGCCGTTGTCTGGTCGGGGATATGGAATTTCCTAGGCGTATATTTTGGTGGCTTGGCGGTGGCTATGGCTATCATTAACCTGCTCCCCCTCGAGATACTCGTGGATCAAAACGTAGCGCACAATATGGCGATGGTCTTTGCGCTGATACTGACTGCCATATTCTGGAATCTGGGGACTTGGTATTTTGGCATTCCCTGCTCGAGCTCGCATACGCTGCTCGGATCAATATTTGGGGTGGGTATCGCCTTCATGTTCATCAACGTGGATGGTAGCGTGGCCCTAAACTGGAAGAAGGTGGTTGATGCCGGTCTTGCATTGCTGATTTCCCCCTTGCTGGGTTTTGGGTTGGCCATGCTTATGATGCTTATCTTTAAAAAGGTAGTTAAGAAGAAGAAGTTTTTTACCGAACCCGATCCCAATAAGAAACCTCCGTTCTGGATTCGTAGCATTCTGGTGCTTACTTGTACCAGCGTGAGCTACTTCCACGGCTCTAACGACGGACAAAAGGGAGTAGGGCTTATCATGATAATCCTTATCAGCCTAGCGCCTGCCTATTTTGCCCTCGACAACTCCAAGAGCGTAAGTAATATGTACGGAAACATCCGCTCCATCGAGCTGTACACTACCAAGGTAAATGCCAGCGCCCTTAGCCCTGAGCACCAGAAGGAGCTAGCTGCCATTAAGCTGGAGGTGGCAGATATTAGAAGCGAGATTGAGAAGTCGGAGGTGAAGGATGAGATTAAGGCCGAAAAAAGGTTTAACGTGCGCAAGGACATCGTGCTGATGAGCAAGTCGTACGAGTCGATTCTTAAGGCCAATAAGGATTATGCCGCCATTGGGCTAACCGAAAAGGAGTATAAGGGGTTAAGCAAGAATATAAAGGAGCTTAAGACGTTTACCGAGTATGCACCATGGCAGGTAATACTGATGGTTTCTATGGCGCTAGGTTTGGGAACCATGATCGGATGGAAGCGCATTGTGGTAACTATTGGCGAGAAGATTGGCAAATCGCATCTTTCCTATGCGCAGGGTGCTAGCGCCGAGATTGTGGCATCGAGCACCATTGGGTTATCGTCTGTATTAGGGCTTCCGGTAAGTACCACCCACGTTCTTTCGTCGGGTATTGCGGGTACGATGGTTTCGCAGGGAGGATTAAAGAACCTGCAAGCTAAAACTATTAAGAACATCCTAATTGCTTGGGTGGTAACCATACCAGTTACGGTAGCCCTTTCGTGCGGAATCTTCTTGGGGCTATACTACCTGCTGGGCTAGAAAAACGATACTAGAAGCAGGAAGCTAAACGTTAGGCTTTCGCGCTGAAGAAATAGAAAGGTCGCCTCGGTTTCGGGGCGACCTTTTATTTTATCGGTGAGTAGAGCCGTTGCGCTATAACCGCTCTACCCAATATTTATGCTTACAGTACCAGCAGGAGTGGCTACTTAACCCTGCCCGGTTCTCTTCTGTTTTTCCCGGGATTTCCGGTTAGGTCGTCGCCCAAGTCCTCGCGGGCATCGGCCGCAATTTTCTCCAGCTCGCGTACAATCTCGGGGTAGGCGTCCTTTACATCGTACCGTTCGCCCGGATCGCGGCGCAGGTCGTACAGCGCACCTTCAAACATAAAGTTCTCATTGGCCCCGCCGGGTTGTCCGTCCTTGCCGGGTGCAAACCCTTCGTAGGTACGCCCCGGATGCTTAAATACCAGCTTCCAATCGCCATTGCTAACGGCTTCGAGGCTATTTCGGCGGTAGTAGTAGAGGAAGCTTTTGCGCGGATTGGCATCCATATCGCCCTTCATGAGCTCGATGAGGTTAACCCCATCAATCTTATTCTTAGGAAGCGGCGCTTGGGCAATTGCGGCCAAGGTGGGAAGGATATCGATACCCGAAACCAGCTTGCTGCAAACCCGTCCTTCGGGGATTACCCCCTTCCAGTACATGAGGCACGGAACGCGCTGCCCGCCTTCGAAGGTGGTGCCCTTACCTTCGCGCAGACCGCCAGCGCTGCCGGCGTGGTTGCCGTAGTTAAACCACGGGCCGTTGTCTGAGGTAAATACCACCAGCGTGTTTTCCTCCATCTTAAGCTCCCGTAGCGTTTGCATTATCTGGCCGATGCTCCAGTCAATCTCCATCATCACATCGCCGTAAAGCCCCTGCTTCGATTTTCCCCTAAACTTATCCGATACAGCCAACGGAACGTGCGGAAGCGGATGGGCCAGGTAGACGAAGAACGGCTTAGATCGATGCTTGCGGATGTACGACACCGTTCGCTCGGTAAATTGGGTGGTAAACTGGTTGATATCGGGGTTGGTGGCCACCACGCTATCGCCCTCGTATAGCGGAAGGGCCGGGTAGTAGTTTTTCGTTACCGGGTGGAATGGGCACATGTCGTGCGAGTAGGGGATGCCCGAGAACTCGTCGAACCCCTTATGCAGGGGCATAAATTGCGTCTGGCAGCCTACGTGCCACTTGCCGAATGCGGCGGTGGAGTAGCCCCTCTTTTTTAGCACCTGCGCAATAGTCTCCTCCTGGTCGCTGATTCCCATCTTGGCGGTATGGTCGATGGCTCCGCTAAAGCCAACTCGGTTGGGGTAGCAGCCCGTGAGCAATCCGGCTCGGGAGGCGCTAGATACCGCCTGTGCCGAGTAGTAGTGGGAAAAGAACATCCCCTTTTGGGCCATTTGGTCTAGGTTGGGGGTGCTGTAGCCCGTAGCCCCCGTTAGCGTAAGGTCGCCATAGCCCATATCGTCGAGGTGGATGACGATAAAGTTGGTGGGCTTAGCCACCTTGGCGCTTTGTGCCGGCACCGCGGCCATCAGCGCGGCAATTGCGGCCGAATGTGTAATGGTTTTCTTCATTGGTGTTAGAGGATAAAGATCGAGAACGGCCTACCACGCTGCCTGTAGCCCCGCTTTTACCGTACGCCTGTCGCCTGCGGATGCAATATCTCGCAGGGGGAGGTTGTTGTCTAGCCTTTTACGCAATTTGGGTGGTCGCACTTCAATCTGGTGTTTCGGCAGGCAAGATAGGGGTTATTTTTGGGATGCCCGCTATTTATATTCGACATAATATTGAGCCTCTCGTCTCTATTAAGATTATGGTGAGTTAGTGAACTTGCTTTGGTGTAGTTTGATTAGAAAGGTTACTTCAAAACTGTAATTACTTACTAACTGAACTTACTTTTTATTATCATAAATCAAAATTGTCATTAATTCTTATTTTTATTTTAAATGCACTCAGGATGGATAATATAAATAGTAAAATTGGCAAAATCATTATTCCGATTTTTATAACAATGTAAAAACTAATTATAATCAAACTTAATATTGAAATGTTAAAGGATAATATTGATACTATTATTAGCAATGGAATTCTATATATCGAAATATGTTTGTAATAAATTAATGATTCTATGATAATACCTACGAATATCAATAAATATATAAGTGACGTTATTGTTATACTTATTGTTAATGATGTTGAGT
The Alistipes sp. ZOR0009 DNA segment above includes these coding regions:
- a CDS encoding inorganic phosphate transporter — translated: MFGLSDGMTLLLIVSIIAALAFEFINGFHDTANAVATVIYTRSLKPRTAVVWSGIWNFLGVYFGGLAVAMAIINLLPLEILVDQNVAHNMAMVFALILTAIFWNLGTWYFGIPCSSSHTLLGSIFGVGIAFMFINVDGSVALNWKKVVDAGLALLISPLLGFGLAMLMMLIFKKVVKKKKFFTEPDPNKKPPFWIRSILVLTCTSVSYFHGSNDGQKGVGLIMIILISLAPAYFALDNSKSVSNMYGNIRSIELYTTKVNASALSPEHQKELAAIKLEVADIRSEIEKSEVKDEIKAEKRFNVRKDIVLMSKSYESILKANKDYAAIGLTEKEYKGLSKNIKELKTFTEYAPWQVILMVSMALGLGTMIGWKRIVVTIGEKIGKSHLSYAQGASAEIVASSTIGLSSVLGLPVSTTHVLSSGIAGTMVSQGGLKNLQAKTIKNILIAWVVTIPVTVALSCGIFLGLYYLLG
- a CDS encoding sulfatase, producing the protein MKKTITHSAAIAALMAAVPAQSAKVAKPTNFIVIHLDDMGYGDLTLTGATGYSTPNLDQMAQKGMFFSHYYSAQAVSSASRAGLLTGCYPNRVGFSGAIDHTAKMGISDQEETIAQVLKKRGYSTAAFGKWHVGCQTQFMPLHKGFDEFSGIPYSHDMCPFHPVTKNYYPALPLYEGDSVVATNPDINQFTTQFTERTVSYIRKHRSKPFFVYLAHPLPHVPLAVSDKFRGKSKQGLYGDVMMEIDWSIGQIMQTLRELKMEENTLVVFTSDNGPWFNYGNHAGSAGGLREGKGTTFEGGQRVPCLMYWKGVIPEGRVCSKLVSGIDILPTLAAIAQAPLPKNKIDGVNLIELMKGDMDANPRKSFLYYYRRNSLEAVSNGDWKLVFKHPGRTYEGFAPGKDGQPGGANENFMFEGALYDLRRDPGERYDVKDAYPEIVRELEKIAADAREDLGDDLTGNPGKNRREPGRVK